In the genome of Hymenobacter cellulosivorans, one region contains:
- the galB gene encoding beta-galactosidase GalB, with product MRFFSSVLLALVLTVAGPAAAQSRQDILLTSNWKFTKGDVANAAQPGFKDDKWQTVSVPHDWAIYGPFSSTNDLQQVKIEQNNEKQATTKAGRTGGLPFIGTGWYRRRLPVPGFGPGKRAELVFDGAMSNAHVFVNGKEVGYWPYGYNSFHFDITSFLNPSGDNILAVRLENQPEASRWYPGAGLYRNVHLLVTDEVRIPVWGTYVTTPEVTADYARVKLATEVAVPEGRLIGREGAKISVKGSRDEHIGRGALRKALYLRLDTDIRDAQGRVVASSQTPLESGLPTVEQAFTVVRPALWSPETPSLYTATSRLYAQDLEVDTTFRLKDEYTTRFGIRSFTFEANKGFSLNGQPRRFRGVCNHHDLGPLGAAINTAALRRQLTLLKDLGADAIRTTHNMPAPELVSLCDEMGFMLIVESFDEWKKPKVKNGYSQYFDEWSERDVVNMVHRDRNHPSVIMWSIGNEVPDQWAPGGTKIARRLQDIVHREDPTRPVTAGMDQFDAVVSNGFAALLDVPGFNYKPHRYPEAYTKLPQALMLGSETASTVSSRGVYKFPVVVAKDKKYPDNQSSSYDLEACNWSQTPDEEFVQQDALNYLMGEFVWTGFDYLGEPTPYDESWPSHSSYFGIMDLAGLPKDRFYLYRSRWNPTAPTLHLLPHWTWPGREGQTTPVFCYTNYPSAELFVNGVSQGRQTKGPSDKPQTRYRLMWNDVKYAPGSIKVVAYDAQGKVVAEEEVRTAGKPHHIRLVTDRSSLAADGQDLAYVTVRVEDAQGNLCPEAANEVQFKVSGAGKFRAAANGNAASLELFHEPHMKAFQGQLVAVVQATDKAGAVQLQATSKGLKSAAVTIQTGSAK from the coding sequence ATGCGTTTTTTCTCTTCTGTCCTCCTGGCCCTGGTGCTGACCGTAGCCGGCCCGGCCGCGGCCCAGTCCCGGCAGGATATTCTGCTGACTTCCAACTGGAAATTCACCAAGGGCGACGTGGCCAATGCGGCTCAGCCCGGCTTCAAAGACGACAAGTGGCAAACCGTGAGCGTGCCCCACGACTGGGCTATTTACGGCCCGTTCAGCAGCACCAACGACTTGCAGCAGGTCAAGATTGAGCAAAACAACGAGAAGCAGGCCACGACCAAAGCCGGCCGCACCGGCGGGCTGCCCTTTATCGGGACGGGCTGGTACCGGCGCCGGCTGCCGGTGCCGGGCTTCGGGCCGGGCAAGCGGGCCGAGCTGGTCTTCGACGGGGCCATGAGCAACGCCCACGTATTCGTGAACGGCAAGGAGGTGGGCTACTGGCCTTACGGCTACAACTCGTTTCACTTCGACATTACCTCCTTTCTCAACCCCAGCGGCGACAATATCCTAGCTGTGCGCCTGGAAAATCAGCCCGAAGCCTCGCGCTGGTACCCCGGCGCCGGGCTGTACCGCAACGTGCATCTGCTGGTCACCGACGAAGTGCGCATTCCGGTGTGGGGCACCTACGTGACAACGCCGGAAGTAACAGCCGACTACGCCCGGGTGAAGCTGGCCACGGAGGTTGCCGTTCCTGAAGGCCGGCTTATCGGCCGCGAAGGCGCTAAAATCAGCGTGAAAGGCAGCCGCGACGAGCATATCGGGCGCGGGGCGTTGCGCAAAGCCCTGTACCTGCGCCTCGATACCGACATCCGGGATGCCCAGGGCCGGGTGGTGGCCAGCAGCCAGACTCCGTTGGAAAGTGGTCTGCCGACGGTGGAGCAGGCGTTTACCGTCGTGCGGCCGGCCTTGTGGAGCCCCGAAACGCCCAGTTTGTACACGGCTACCTCCCGCCTGTATGCCCAGGACCTGGAGGTCGACACGACCTTCCGGCTCAAGGACGAGTACACCACCCGCTTCGGTATCCGCTCCTTTACGTTTGAGGCCAACAAGGGCTTCTCGCTGAACGGGCAGCCGCGTCGGTTCCGGGGCGTGTGCAACCACCACGATTTGGGCCCGCTGGGCGCGGCCATCAACACGGCGGCCCTGCGCCGGCAGCTCACGTTGCTCAAGGACCTGGGCGCCGACGCCATTCGGACGACCCACAACATGCCCGCGCCCGAGCTGGTGAGCCTCTGCGACGAAATGGGCTTTATGCTGATTGTGGAGTCGTTTGACGAGTGGAAAAAGCCCAAGGTAAAAAACGGCTACAGCCAGTATTTCGACGAGTGGTCGGAGCGCGACGTGGTGAACATGGTGCATCGGGACCGGAACCATCCGTCGGTGATTATGTGGAGCATCGGCAACGAGGTGCCCGACCAGTGGGCCCCCGGCGGCACCAAGATTGCCCGGCGCCTGCAAGACATTGTGCACCGCGAAGACCCGACCCGGCCCGTCACGGCTGGCATGGACCAGTTCGACGCGGTGGTCAGCAACGGCTTTGCCGCCCTGCTCGACGTGCCGGGCTTCAACTACAAGCCCCACCGCTACCCCGAAGCTTACACCAAGCTGCCCCAGGCCCTGATGCTGGGCTCCGAAACAGCTTCCACAGTCAGCTCCCGCGGGGTGTATAAGTTTCCGGTGGTCGTGGCCAAGGACAAGAAGTATCCGGATAACCAGTCGTCATCTTATGATCTGGAAGCCTGTAACTGGTCCCAGACGCCGGACGAGGAGTTTGTGCAGCAGGATGCGCTGAACTACCTGATGGGCGAGTTTGTGTGGACCGGCTTCGACTACCTCGGCGAGCCAACGCCCTACGACGAGTCCTGGCCTTCGCACAGCTCCTATTTCGGTATCATGGACCTAGCCGGCTTGCCCAAAGACCGGTTTTACCTGTACCGCTCCCGCTGGAACCCCACCGCGCCCACGCTCCACCTACTGCCCCATTGGACCTGGCCCGGCCGCGAAGGCCAAACCACGCCGGTGTTCTGCTACACGAATTACCCCTCGGCCGAGCTGTTCGTGAACGGCGTCAGCCAGGGCCGGCAAACCAAAGGGCCTTCCGACAAGCCCCAGACCCGCTACCGCCTGATGTGGAACGACGTGAAATACGCCCCCGGCAGTATTAAGGTAGTGGCCTACGACGCCCAGGGCAAAGTCGTGGCCGAGGAGGAAGTGCGCACCGCCGGCAAACCCCACCATATCCGCCTCGTCACGGACCGCAGCAGCCTGGCCGCCGACGGGCAAGATTTGGCCTACGTAACGGTGCGGGTGGAAGACGCCCAGGGTAACCTCTGCCCCGAAGCCGCCAACGAAGTGCAGTTTAAGGTGTCGGGCGCGGGCAAGTTCCGGGCTGCGGCTAACGGCAATGCCGCCAGCCTGGAGCTGTTTCACGAGCCGCACATGAAGGCGTTTCAGGGCCAGCTGGTGGCCGTAGTGCAAGCCACCGACAAAGCCGGGGCCGTGCAACTGCAAGCTACCAGCAAAGGCCTGAAAAGCGCCGCCGTAACTATCCAGACCGGCAGCGCCAAATAA
- a CDS encoding cytochrome ubiquinol oxidase subunit I: protein MDDFLAARSQMALSLGFHIIFSCIGMVMPFFMAVAHYYWLRTRDVTYQNVTRAWSKGVAIFFATGAVSGTVLSFELGLLWPKFMEHAGPIFGMPFSLEGTAFFIEAIALGFFLYGWDRFNPWFHWFTGVVVGVSGLASGILVVAANAWMNSPAGFDYVNGQYLNIDPIAAMFNDAWLSQALHMTLAAFAATGFAVAGVHALMLRRGRNMDFHTRAFRIAAAFGAVAALLQPLSGDFSAKDVARRQPAKLAAMEAHFHTEKSASLVLGGLPNEDKQRVDYAIKIPGMLSFLAHGNFEQEVTGLDRIAPQNRPPVVVPHIAFQLMVGLGTLMMGIAAVYFFALWRKKQWLTSRWLLGLFVAATPAGFIAVEAGWTVTEVGRQPWIINGVMRTADAVTPMPGIAYSFYLFTAVYLSLSLVVVFLLYRQIRMVPELYDVPAGTPEAAHA, encoded by the coding sequence ATGGATGATTTTCTTGCTGCCCGCTCCCAAATGGCCCTCTCGCTGGGCTTTCACATCATCTTTTCCTGCATCGGCATGGTCATGCCGTTCTTCATGGCCGTGGCCCACTATTACTGGCTCCGGACCCGGGACGTAACCTACCAAAACGTGACCCGGGCCTGGAGCAAGGGCGTGGCTATCTTCTTCGCCACGGGGGCCGTGTCGGGCACTGTCTTGTCGTTTGAGCTGGGTTTGCTGTGGCCCAAGTTTATGGAACATGCCGGGCCTATCTTCGGCATGCCGTTTTCCCTGGAAGGCACGGCGTTCTTTATCGAGGCCATTGCCCTGGGCTTTTTCCTCTACGGCTGGGACCGGTTCAACCCCTGGTTTCACTGGTTTACGGGCGTGGTAGTGGGCGTGAGCGGGCTGGCCTCGGGCATTCTGGTGGTGGCCGCCAACGCCTGGATGAACAGCCCCGCCGGCTTCGACTACGTGAACGGCCAATACCTCAATATTGACCCCATTGCGGCCATGTTCAACGACGCCTGGCTTTCCCAGGCCCTGCACATGACCCTGGCCGCCTTTGCTGCCACCGGGTTTGCCGTGGCCGGCGTGCACGCCCTGATGCTGCGCCGGGGCCGCAACATGGATTTCCATACCCGCGCCTTCCGCATTGCCGCCGCCTTCGGGGCCGTGGCTGCCCTGCTCCAGCCCCTGAGCGGCGACTTTTCAGCCAAGGACGTGGCCCGCCGCCAACCGGCCAAGCTAGCCGCCATGGAAGCCCACTTTCACACCGAGAAATCGGCTTCGTTGGTGTTGGGCGGGTTGCCCAACGAGGATAAGCAGCGCGTGGATTACGCCATCAAGATTCCGGGCATGCTGAGCTTTCTGGCCCACGGCAACTTCGAGCAGGAAGTCACCGGCCTCGACCGAATTGCCCCCCAAAACCGCCCGCCGGTAGTCGTGCCCCATATTGCCTTTCAGCTGATGGTAGGCCTGGGCACGCTGATGATGGGCATTGCGGCGGTGTACTTCTTTGCCTTGTGGCGCAAAAAGCAGTGGCTCACGAGCCGCTGGTTGCTGGGTTTGTTTGTGGCCGCTACGCCCGCCGGCTTTATTGCCGTGGAAGCCGGCTGGACGGTCACTGAAGTCGGCCGGCAGCCCTGGATTATCAACGGGGTGATGCGCACGGCCGACGCGGTGACGCCCATGCCCGGCATTGCCTACTCGTTTTACCTGTTCACAGCCGTGTATTTGTCATTGAGCCTGGTTGTGGTTTTCCTGCTCTACCGCCAGATTCGGATGGTGCCCGAACTCTACGACGTGCCGGCCGGTACGCCCGAAGCCGCCCACGCCTAG
- a CDS encoding DUF983 domain-containing protein, giving the protein MKPIDSSTLALLDLRCPRCHQGSLFSYPAYKLTKYAVMPERCPVCSVAYEPEPGFYWGAMFVSYAFSVAWFAIGGVAAYYLFNDPSVWVYVLLVTGLVLVTAPATLRYSRAIMLYLFGGIKYDPNLRRLPGAESSPRSRANAPAVL; this is encoded by the coding sequence ATGAAACCCATAGATTCGTCCACCCTGGCCTTGCTCGATTTGCGCTGCCCGCGCTGCCACCAAGGTTCATTGTTTTCCTATCCGGCCTATAAGCTCACCAAATACGCCGTGATGCCCGAGCGGTGCCCCGTGTGCAGCGTGGCCTACGAGCCCGAGCCGGGCTTCTACTGGGGGGCTATGTTTGTGAGCTATGCCTTTTCAGTGGCTTGGTTTGCCATCGGCGGGGTGGCGGCTTACTACCTGTTCAATGACCCCTCGGTGTGGGTGTACGTGCTGCTGGTCACGGGTTTGGTGCTCGTTACGGCCCCGGCCACCCTGCGTTATTCCCGGGCCATCATGCTCTATTTGTTTGGGGGCATCAAATACGACCCTAACCTGCGGCGACTTCCCGGCGCTGAATCTTCTCCTCGAAGTCGGGCCAACGCCCCCGCTGTTTTGTAA
- a CDS encoding cytochrome d ubiquinol oxidase subunit II, producing MDYVVITFLYLAILLYLLLGGADFGAGIIELFTSRKNRRVTHETLYQAIGPIWEANHMWLIIAIVILFVGFPRIYSVMSVSLHIPLLLLLLGIIARGTAFVFRHYDAVHDRMQGVYATIFVYSSLVTPLFIGILAGSALAGYVDPAAPDFLSAYVWSWLHWFGVAVGVFTVALCGYLASVYTIGEATTEADRQRFIRKTRLLTVVAFAAGALVFVAARYEGLPLLTWIFGNPVGITAIGLATISLGLLWYVLGQASRTWLPRVLAGFQVTMILLAVGYTHFPNFIRLRNGQHLSLFEQLAPAKTISALGWALLLGSLFILPALGYLYYSFQHVSRPQSAEAHGG from the coding sequence ATGGACTACGTTGTCATTACCTTCCTCTACCTGGCCATTCTGCTTTACCTGCTGCTCGGCGGCGCCGACTTTGGCGCGGGCATCATCGAGCTGTTTACCTCCCGCAAAAACCGCCGCGTAACCCACGAAACGCTCTACCAGGCCATTGGGCCCATCTGGGAGGCTAACCACATGTGGCTCATCATTGCCATTGTGATTCTGTTCGTGGGCTTTCCGCGCATTTACAGCGTCATGTCGGTAAGCCTGCACATTCCGTTGCTGCTCCTGCTGCTGGGCATTATTGCCCGGGGCACGGCCTTCGTGTTCCGGCACTACGACGCGGTGCACGACCGGATGCAGGGCGTCTACGCCACCATCTTCGTCTATTCGAGCCTGGTCACCCCACTCTTTATCGGCATTCTGGCCGGCAGCGCCCTGGCCGGCTACGTCGACCCCGCCGCCCCCGACTTTCTCTCGGCCTACGTCTGGAGCTGGCTGCACTGGTTTGGGGTGGCCGTGGGTGTTTTTACCGTGGCGTTGTGCGGGTATCTGGCCTCGGTCTATACGATAGGAGAGGCCACCACCGAGGCCGACCGGCAGCGCTTTATCCGCAAAACCCGCCTGCTGACGGTCGTGGCCTTTGCCGCCGGAGCCTTGGTGTTCGTGGCAGCCCGCTACGAAGGGTTGCCGCTGCTAACCTGGATTTTCGGCAATCCAGTGGGAATCACCGCTATTGGGCTGGCTACCATTTCGTTGGGTTTGCTGTGGTACGTGCTGGGCCAGGCCAGCCGCACCTGGCTGCCCCGGGTTCTGGCTGGCTTCCAGGTCACGATGATTCTGCTGGCCGTGGGCTACACCCACTTCCCCAACTTTATTCGCCTGCGCAACGGGCAGCACTTGTCGTTGTTTGAGCAGCTGGCCCCGGCCAAAACCATTTCGGCCCTGGGTTGGGCCCTGCTGCTGGGCAGCCTGTTCATTCTGCCGGCCCTGGGCTATTTATACTACAGCTTCCAGCACGTATCGAGGCCGCAAAGCGCGGAGGCGCACGGTGGTTAG
- a CDS encoding alpha/beta hydrolase, which produces MTTPILVASRPAWLAAALFASSLGLASCNTSNTNEQSGATAAATDSVAVDSAATAGPRPVKPAGPSPAWAPNIGPEMQTVIEKLAALQGPTPPETLTPAEVRKAPSATDATMAVMQDFGIPTPPSPLDTMSKEVAPGVKARIYIPKGATGPLPVVVYYHGGGWVIANLDTYHPSVRALAEKTNAVFVSVAYRQAPENKFPTAHNDSFAAYQWVLKNAAAIKGDPKRVAVAGESAGGNLAAAVCMMARDKGIMQPKHQLLVYPIADYSMNTPSYQKNAQAKPLSKPFMGWFFKHYLRTPADGNSPLISLVKAPNVKGLAPATVITAGIDPLMSEGKAYADKLQAAGIPVKYQNYDNVTHEFFGMGAVVPQAKEAQDLAAGELKNALK; this is translated from the coding sequence ATGACTACGCCTATTCTTGTTGCCAGCCGCCCCGCGTGGCTGGCCGCCGCTCTTTTTGCCTCTTCTTTGGGCTTAGCCTCCTGCAACACGTCCAACACGAACGAGCAGTCGGGGGCCACTGCGGCCGCCACTGACTCTGTCGCCGTCGATTCGGCCGCTACGGCCGGCCCCCGGCCCGTGAAGCCGGCCGGGCCGAGCCCGGCCTGGGCTCCGAACATCGGGCCCGAAATGCAGACCGTTATCGAGAAGCTGGCGGCCCTACAAGGTCCCACGCCGCCCGAAACGCTGACGCCTGCCGAGGTCCGCAAAGCGCCTTCCGCTACCGACGCCACCATGGCCGTGATGCAGGACTTCGGCATTCCCACGCCGCCTTCCCCTCTCGACACGATGAGCAAAGAGGTGGCCCCGGGCGTGAAAGCACGAATTTATATTCCCAAGGGGGCTACCGGCCCCTTACCGGTGGTGGTATATTACCACGGTGGGGGCTGGGTAATTGCCAATTTAGATACCTACCACCCATCGGTGCGGGCCCTGGCCGAGAAGACCAACGCGGTTTTTGTGTCGGTGGCTTACCGGCAGGCTCCGGAAAACAAGTTTCCTACGGCCCACAACGACTCATTTGCGGCCTACCAGTGGGTACTGAAGAACGCCGCCGCCATCAAGGGTGACCCCAAGCGCGTGGCGGTGGCCGGAGAAAGTGCCGGCGGCAACCTGGCCGCGGCCGTCTGCATGATGGCCCGCGACAAAGGCATAATGCAGCCCAAACACCAATTGCTGGTGTACCCTATTGCCGACTACAGCATGAACACGCCTTCGTACCAGAAGAATGCTCAGGCCAAACCGCTAAGCAAGCCGTTTATGGGCTGGTTTTTCAAGCACTACCTGCGCACCCCGGCCGACGGCAATAGCCCCCTGATTTCGCTCGTGAAGGCTCCTAACGTAAAAGGCCTGGCACCCGCCACAGTCATCACGGCCGGCATCGACCCGTTGATGAGCGAGGGAAAGGCCTACGCTGATAAGCTGCAGGCCGCTGGTATTCCGGTAAAGTATCAGAACTACGACAACGTAACCCACGAATTCTTCGGCATGGGCGCCGTAGTGCCCCAGGCCAAAGAAGCCCAGGACCTGGCCGCTGGCGAGTTGAAAAACGCCCTGAAGTAA
- a CDS encoding cellulase family glycosylhydrolase, with the protein MPLTLARFFCLFSLLIGAGSAARAQTAATARQPTGDVYVDGQGVLRWQQNQQEVALFGVNYTAPFAHAYRAQRTVGGSPEKAIDQDVYHLSRLGLDAFRIHVWDVEITDTLGNLQQNEHLRLLDYLVAQLKQRGIKVILTPIAYWNNGYPERDSGTGFSSIYSKVQAYTNPRAIWAQENYLTQFLNHRNQYTQLLNREDPDILAFEVCNEPRYHQPAAEVTAFANRMVAAMRATGYRKPIFYNIAENPGVEEGILPANVDGLTFQWYPAGLVSGHTLRGNLLPHVDQYSIPFRNDPRFQRRAKMVYEFESGDIIQPVMYPMMARSFREAGFQWATQFAYDPLVIAYANTEYQTHYLNLAYTPAKALSLLIASKVFHRVGRGQTFRRYPADSVFDAFRVSYRQGLSEMNTEEEFYYTSSTQSIAKKASKLRHIAGTGSSPLVQYGGSGAYFLDRLAAGVWRLEVLPDAVAIRDPFETTSLQKPVTQILWNDQPLRLALPELGRRFSLRGLNEGNSAQAQATDGRVTVRPGVYLLAAAGKNTSAWTADSKLGPLRLGEFAAPEPTRLGPQVRHTPVAQATAGQPLTIRATMTGIEAADSVYLIAQHYYGRTQAFPMRQPAYATVEATVPAELTYTGLLRYWMVLKKGGQPLTFPGGFSGSPRDWDYFSREQWEVPLVSAKTPLYLFRAAADREQVEARALSRNSWTDYVTTEAAGALALRFGQGAAKTGPQAAETGPAACLRAYYGDKLQGRLQDLSGFTEVVVKARASQPVGVQVLLANKDAAAFAAPVPLTTELREVRVPLSSLKASALLLSPRPYPGFLPLRFQSQNPGVLKLADTEVLQVLVDAAAPTGNGPVQVDIESIYLQ; encoded by the coding sequence ATGCCGTTGACTCTTGCCCGCTTTTTCTGCTTGTTCAGCCTTTTAATCGGTGCTGGCTCTGCTGCCCGAGCCCAGACGGCCGCTACTGCCCGCCAGCCCACCGGCGACGTGTACGTGGACGGGCAGGGGGTGCTGCGGTGGCAGCAGAACCAGCAGGAAGTAGCCCTGTTCGGGGTCAACTACACGGCCCCGTTTGCCCACGCCTACCGGGCTCAGCGGACCGTGGGCGGTAGCCCCGAAAAAGCCATTGACCAGGACGTATACCACCTCTCCCGGCTGGGGCTCGACGCATTCCGCATTCACGTCTGGGACGTGGAGATTACCGACACGCTGGGCAATCTGCAGCAGAACGAACACCTGCGCCTGCTCGATTACCTGGTGGCCCAGCTCAAGCAGCGCGGAATTAAGGTTATCCTGACGCCCATTGCCTACTGGAACAATGGCTACCCCGAGCGCGACTCGGGCACCGGCTTTTCCAGCATCTACTCCAAGGTGCAGGCCTATACCAACCCGCGCGCCATCTGGGCCCAGGAAAACTATCTTACGCAATTCCTGAACCACCGCAACCAGTACACCCAGCTCCTCAACCGCGAGGACCCCGATATTCTGGCCTTTGAGGTGTGCAACGAGCCCCGCTACCACCAGCCCGCGGCCGAAGTCACGGCCTTTGCCAACCGGATGGTGGCCGCCATGCGGGCTACGGGCTACCGCAAACCCATTTTCTACAACATTGCCGAAAACCCGGGTGTCGAGGAAGGTATTCTGCCCGCCAACGTAGATGGGCTGACTTTTCAGTGGTACCCGGCCGGACTGGTGAGCGGGCACACGCTGCGCGGCAACCTGCTGCCACACGTGGACCAGTACTCTATTCCGTTTCGGAACGACCCACGGTTTCAGCGCCGGGCCAAGATGGTGTACGAGTTTGAATCGGGGGATATTATCCAGCCGGTGATGTACCCGATGATGGCCCGCAGCTTCCGGGAAGCCGGCTTTCAGTGGGCCACCCAGTTTGCCTACGACCCGCTGGTCATTGCCTACGCTAACACCGAGTACCAGACCCACTACCTGAACCTGGCCTACACGCCCGCCAAAGCCCTGAGCCTGCTGATTGCCAGCAAGGTATTTCACCGGGTAGGGCGGGGCCAAACCTTCCGCCGCTACCCCGCCGATTCGGTCTTTGACGCTTTCCGGGTCAGCTACCGGCAGGGCCTGAGTGAGATGAACACCGAGGAGGAGTTTTATTATACTTCTTCTACACAATCGATTGCCAAAAAAGCCTCCAAGCTGCGCCACATTGCCGGCACTGGCAGCTCCCCGCTTGTGCAATACGGGGGCTCGGGGGCCTACTTTCTCGACCGGCTGGCTGCGGGGGTGTGGCGCTTGGAAGTGCTGCCCGACGCCGTGGCTATCCGGGACCCGTTCGAAACAACTTCTCTGCAAAAGCCCGTCACCCAGATTCTGTGGAATGACCAGCCGCTGCGCCTCGCGTTGCCGGAGCTGGGTCGCCGCTTTTCGCTGCGCGGGCTGAACGAGGGCAACAGCGCCCAGGCCCAGGCCACGGATGGACGCGTAACGGTGCGGCCAGGCGTGTATCTGCTGGCCGCTGCCGGGAAAAATACCAGCGCCTGGACGGCCGATTCGAAGTTGGGCCCGCTGCGTCTGGGCGAGTTTGCCGCCCCCGAGCCCACTAGGCTCGGCCCCCAGGTGCGCCACACGCCGGTAGCCCAGGCCACGGCCGGGCAGCCGCTCACCATCCGGGCCACGATGACCGGCATTGAGGCGGCCGACAGCGTGTATCTGATTGCCCAGCACTACTACGGCCGCACCCAGGCCTTCCCGATGCGGCAGCCCGCCTATGCCACCGTCGAAGCTACTGTGCCGGCCGAGCTGACCTATACTGGCTTGCTGCGCTACTGGATGGTGCTGAAAAAGGGCGGGCAGCCGCTCACGTTTCCCGGGGGCTTCAGCGGCTCGCCCCGCGACTGGGACTATTTTTCCCGGGAGCAGTGGGAAGTGCCGTTGGTTAGCGCCAAAACGCCCTTGTACTTATTTCGCGCCGCCGCTGACAGAGAGCAGGTAGAGGCCCGCGCCCTGAGCCGCAACAGCTGGACCGACTACGTTACCACCGAAGCTGCCGGGGCTTTGGCCTTACGCTTCGGGCAAGGCGCGGCCAAGACTGGACCTCAGGCCGCGGAAACGGGCCCGGCGGCCTGCCTGCGGGCCTACTACGGCGACAAGCTGCAGGGCCGCCTCCAGGACCTGAGCGGTTTTACGGAAGTGGTAGTCAAGGCCCGGGCCAGTCAGCCGGTGGGCGTGCAGGTGCTGCTGGCTAACAAGGACGCTGCCGCCTTTGCCGCCCCAGTGCCCCTGACCACGGAGCTGCGCGAGGTGCGGGTTCCGTTGAGCAGCTTGAAAGCCAGTGCCTTGCTGCTGAGCCCGCGGCCGTATCCCGGCTTCCTGCCCCTGCGCTTTCAGAGCCAGAATCCGGGTGTGCTGAAGCTGGCCGATACCGAAGTGCTGCAAGTACTGGTAGACGCGGCTGCGCCCACCGGCAACGGTCCGGTGCAGGTTGATATTGAATCGATTTACCTCCAATAA